One genomic segment of Cydia splendana chromosome 5, ilCydSple1.2, whole genome shotgun sequence includes these proteins:
- the LOC134790902 gene encoding myosin-VIIa-like isoform X2: MADRIQLSDLVWLKPENATEFDLPIAVKILNSSGDRIQVRDDDGKVFSTSVHNVLKPLHSSSVTGVEDMITLGELQEHTILRNLHVRYNQQLIYTYTGSMLIAINPYEILPIYTMDQIHFYQERGMGEIPPHIFAIGDNSYRELLDTASNQCIVISGESGAGKTESTKLLLQYLAAASGKHSWIEQQIQETNPILEAFGNAKTVRNDNSSRFGKYINIYFSNKGVIEGANIDQYLLEKTRIVFQSKGERNYHIFYSLVTGLAADEKKKLELGHPAEYNYLNSGNMLTADGRNDGVEFADIRSAFKVLNFPDNEVWGIFSLLAAILHLGNLKFKSFNFNNIESSEVADAVNANRIAALLGVNKTKLCDALTRKTFVAHGDKVVSTLTVAAAAEGRDALVKAIYGHIFEYVVEVINRTLHKDQQLSSNSVGILDIFGFENFENNSFEQLCINYANENLQQFFVRHIFKIEQEQYEKEGITWTNINYKDNQDNLDMIGLKPMNLLSLIDEESKFPKGTDITLLSKLSNNHSNNNCYITPKSSHEHSFGVKHFAGDVTYQVKGFLDKNRDLLTVDVKEMVLDSSNVFLKGLFGTEVVSTQSGSRKTVSLSYKFKTSLDALMKTLYACHPFFVRCIKPNEFKKPRVFDRALCVRQLRYAGLMETAKIRQAGFPIRYSYSEFVHRYRLIVPDIPPAEKTDCKNATKKICTEVLKDQEFRLGHTKVFLKDMHDAILEELRHKVLINAVIKVQANVRRFIHRMRFLKMRQAAITLQKHFRARGYRNRYLVMKRGYLRVQAVVRSRELRKTFINMRKFFRKLQAHSRGYLIRKLIKDKGHIIKAKLVQFKKEKEELERSGQADTKGAEDDYEKKVTELMRSIWIVKDVPVENQRHSTAVIDDRYVDDVFGFLKDTATPAGTVRVPRYGITSKPVVSNVIPLPQEQEDEEEFDEFNFRKFAATYFLGNTSHQYSRKPLKQSLLELPSPMDKMASHALWITILRFMGDMAEPKYVDDKIDNVPVMTKLSDTLGRAFQKSKDFELLKLKEMNNGNDSRNKLIQKTLKRQNKFNDELMMNLMKDEINNDMYNNWLNARRSTNLEKLHFIIGHGIIRKELRDEIFCQLCKQLTNNPSKASHARGWILLSLCVGCFPPSERFVKYLRSFIRSGPPGYAPYCEGRLVRTFKNGPRAQPPSWLELQATKTKKPILLTVTLMDESTKTVQSDSATTSEEVCQQIAENINLNDMFGFSLYITLYDKVLSLGSEGEHIMDAISQCEQFAKEQGTPEKSAPWRLFYRKEVFTPWHNPAEDPVATNLIYHQIAKGVKFGEYRCDAEKDLAIIAAQQHYIEYGPRIDPNILRKVIVNYIPNHFIQSNDVALTKWEHLVTKAFESSQSIQSKIDPLRCKEDIVIFSKLKWPMLFSRFFEAVKIKGEMINKDVVIIAVNWTGIYVVDQLEHILLEMSFAEVTYVAYNADKDYDNVGTITLRTIQQEELVFQSVDASEMSSLIIYLIDGLKRRSIYVVAQSDAQGYSDASSFLQYKKGDLITLLQDCTGETLMNATWGHGACNGQEGLFPTEQVYILPTMSVPSNTILEIFKKGNITTDKKASKYNTIQRKRMHTLEKYSKENFRENYDMNATVRSTSTLITAKKAITGDLWAHTRDPIRKPLLKKLLGDEKVEKCAVAMFIGILKYMGDMPAPKARNVTEYTDEIFRSGGTDVSLRDEAYCQIMKQLTNNRIQLSEERGWELMWLATGVFAPGQSLLKELVDFLKTRPHPIAKECLKRVFRIQKSGPRMYAPYVVEVEAIQHRSMQIYHKVYFPDDTDEAFEVDSSTKAKDLCEQIAGRLNIKNSDGFSLFVKITDKVFSVPENYYFFDFVHELVEWMKASRPVRAAGSQLQLNYQIFFMKKLWINTVPGRDKNADQIFYFPQELPKYLRGYHKTSKQDLVDLASLIYRARFGSDQSLLPQIGQMLEEFIPPDMVRIQSASSWKSSIAAAYLKHGIMTENEAKEQFLKKIYQLPTFGTAFFEVKQTSDPSYPELVVIGINRNGVSVIHPQSRDILVTHPFSQLSNWSSGNTFFHMTMGNFLRGTKILCETSLGYKMDDLISSYIAVLRQSLKEKQ, encoded by the exons ATGGCAGACAGGATCCAGTTATCG GATCTAGTCTGGCTAAAACCAGAAAATGCCACAGAGTTCGACCTTCCCATAGCTGTGAAGATATTAAACAGTTCGGGTGACAGGATCCAAGTACGAGATGACGATGGCAAGGTGTTTTCCACTTCAGTACACAATGTCCTCAAACCCTTACACTCCTCCTCCGTTACGGGTGTGGAAGACATGATCACGTTGGGAGAGCTGCAAGAACACACTATTCTGAGGAACCTCCATGTGCGGTACAATCAGCAACTGATATAT ACATACACCGGATCAATGTTAATAGCAATCAACCCATACGAAATCCTGCCAATATACACAATGGATCAGATACATTTCTATCAAGAGAGAGGAATGGGCGAGATTCCGCCACACATCTTTGCCATCGGCGACAACTCATACAGAGAGCTGTTAGATACTGCGTCCAACCAGTGCATCGTCATCAG TGGAGAAAGTGGCGCTGGAAAAACTGAAAGTACAAAATTATTGCTACAATATTTAGCAGCCGCTAGTGGTAAACATTCGTGGATAGAGCAACAAATCCAGGAGACAAATCCAATCCTTGAGGCATTTGGAAATGCTAAAACTGTCAGAAATGATAATTCATCTAGATTCGGCAAATACATCAACATATATTTTAGTAACAAAGGTGTAATTGAAGGCGCCAACATAGATCAGTATCTACTGGAAAAAACCCGTATTGTATTTCAAAGTAAAGGTGAAAGAAATTACCACATATTCTATTCTCTGGTGACTGGATTAGCGGCCGATGAAAAAAAGAAACTAGAGCTAGGTCATCCAGCCGAATACAACTATTTGAACTCGGGTAACATGCTAACAGCCGACGGTCGCAATGATGGTGTAGAATTTGCTGACATTAGATCAGCGTTCAAAGTTCTTAACTTCCCCGACAACGAAGTGTGGGGAATCTTCAGCCTTCTTGCAGCAATCTTGCACCTGGGAAATTTGAAATTCaaatcatttaatttcaataatatcgaATCATCTGAAGTTGCTGACGCGGTGAATGCAAATAGAATTGCAGCACTCCTAGGGGTGAACAAAACCAAGCTCTGTGACGCTTTGACGAGGAAAACTTTTGTAGCACACGGGGACAAAGTGGTTTCAACGCTTACAGTGGCTGCTGCCGCCGAAGGTCGGGATGCCCTTGTTAAAGCCATATACGGCCATATATTCGAATATGTAGTAGAAGTTATTAACAGAACATTGCACAAAGACCAACAGCTGTCCAGCAATTCCGTAGGTATATTAGATATTTTTGGTTTTGAAAATTTCGAAAACAACAGTTTTGAGCAACTCTGCATCAACTATGCCAACGAAAACTTGCAACAGTTCTTTGTAAGGCACATTTTCAAGATTGAACAGGAGCAATACGAGAAAGAGGGCATTACTTGGACTAACATTAATTACAAGGATAATCAAGATAATCTGGACATGATCGGGCTAAAGCCAATGAATTTGCTATCACTCATCGATGAAGAATCAAAATTTCCAAAAGGAACTGATATAACACTTTTATCGAAGCTTAGTAACAATCATAGCAACAACAATTGCTATattactccaaaatcaagccATGAACACAGCTTTGGGGTGAAACACTTTGCTGGAGATGTCACTTACCAAGTAAAAG GCTTCCTGGATAAAAATAGAGATTTGCTGACAGTAGATGTTAAAGAGATGGTGCTGGATTCTAGTAACGTATTCTTAAAAGGCTTGTTTGGCACTGAAGTCGTCTCTACTCAAAGTGGCAGTCGGAAGACGGTATCACTCAGCTACAAGTTCAAAACATCTCTTGATGCTCTAATGAAAACTTTGTATGCCTGTCATCCCTTTTTTGTCAGGTGTATCAAACCGAATGAATTTAAAAAGCCACGA gTATTTGATAGGGCTCTATGTGTTCGCCAGTTACGATATGCTGGCTTAATGGAAACTGCTAAAATAAGACAAGCAGGGTTTCCGATCCGCTATTCTTATTCAGAATTCGTCCACCGGTATCGGCTAATCGTACCAGACATCCCGCCTGCTGAGAAAACAGACTGTAAAAATGCTACAAAGAAGATTTGCACGGAAGTATTGAAGGATCAAGAGTTCAGGCTTGGCCACACAAAAGTTTTCCTCAAGGACATGCATGATGCGATACTGGAAGAGTTGAGGCATAAAGTGCTAATAAATGCAGTGATCAAAGTACAAGCCAATGTTAGACGATTCATTCACAGAATGAGGTTCTTAAAGATGCGACAGGCCGCTATCACCCTGCAAAAGCACTTCCGCGCTCGTGGATATAGAAACAGATACTTAGTAATGAAGAGAGGGTATTTGAGAGTGCAGGCGGTAGTTCGATCGAGGGAACTGAGAAAGACCTTCATAAACATGAGGAAGTTCTTTAGGAAACTCCAAGCACACAGCAGAGGCTATCTTATTAGGAAACTTATTAAAGATAAAGGTCATATCATTAAGGCTAAGTTGGTGCAATTTaagaaagaaaaagaagaaCTAGAGCGGTCTGGGCAAGCTGATACTAAAGGTGCTGAGGATGATTATGAAAAGAAAGTAACAGAACTAATGAGATCTATCTGGATTGTTAAGGACGTTCCAGTTGAGAACCAGCGTCATAGCACAGCGGTTATTGATGATAGATATGTTGATGATGTGTTTGGATTCTTAAAGGATACAGCAACGCCGGCTGGTACTGTACGCGTGCCTAGATACGGAATT ACATCTAAACCAGTAGTGTCAAACGTAATTCCACTCCCACAAGAACAAGAGGACGAGGAGGAGTTTGATGAATTCAATTTTAGAAAGTTTGCTGCAACATACTTCTTGGGCAATACTAGTCATCAGTATTCTAGGAAGCCTTTGAAGCAATCTTTGCTGGAACTTCCGTCTCCTATGGACAAAATGGCGTCACATGCTTTGTGGATTACTATATTAAGATTCATGGGTGACATGGCTGAGCCAAAATATGTGGATGATAAAATTGACAATGTTCCCGTTATGACCAAATTGTCTGACACGCTCGGTCGGGCTTTCCAGAAGAGCAAAGATTTTGAG CTCTTGAAATTGAAAGAAATGAACAATGGCAATGATAGCAGAAACAAACTAATTCAAAAGACACTGAAACGTCAGAACAAATTCAACGATGAGTTAATGATGAATTTGATGAAAGATGAAATTAATAATGACATGTATAATAATTGGTTGAATGCTCGAAGAAGCACTAACTTGGAAAAACTACACTTTATAATAGGCCATGGCATCATCAGAAAGGAACTGAG AGATGAAATTTTCTGCCAATTATGCAAGCAACTAACCAATAATCCCTCTAAGGCCTCACATGCAAGAGGGTGGATCCTGCTCTCTTTATGTGTTGGATGTTTTCCACCGTCCGAAAGATTCGTCAAGTACCTAAGGTCGTTTATACGCAGCGGCCCTCCTGGTTACGCTCCTTATTGTGAAGGAAGACTTGTAAGAACATTTAAAAATGGCCCTCGTGCTCAGCCACCCAGTTGGTTAGAGTTGCAAGCAACCAAAACCAAGAAACCCATCCTTCTTACTGTTACTTTAATGGATGAATCCACGAAAACTGTGCAATCTGACTCAGCGACAACATCTGAGGAGGTGTGCCAACAGATTGCAGAAAATATTAACTTGAATGATATGTTCGGATTCTCATTGTATATCACTCTTTACGATAAAGTGCTGTCGTTAGGTAGTGAAGGAGAACATATTATGGATGCAATTTCGCAGTGTGAACAATTCGCAAAGGAGCAGGGAACGCCAGAAAAGAGTGCCCCGTGGAGGCTGTTTTATAGAAAAGAAGTATTCACCCCGTGGCACAATCCTGCAGAAGATCCTGTGGCGACTAACTTAATTTACCATCAGATCGCTAAAGGCGTAAAGTTTGGTGAATATAGATGTGATGCGGAAAAAGATTTGGCCATAATTGCTGCTCAACAACATTACATTGAATACGGACCTCGCATAGATCCaaatattttaagaaaagttATCGTCAACTATATTCCTAATCACTTTATACAGTCCAACGATGTAGCATTGACCAAATGGGAACACCTTGTAACAAAAGCGTTTGAATCTTCGCAAAGTATTCAGTCTAAGATAGATCCGTTGCGATGCAAAGAAGATATAGTAATATTTTCTAAGTTAAAATGGCCTATGCTATTCTCCAGATTCTTCGAGGCTGTTAAAATTAAAGGAGAAATGATTAATAAGGATGTAGTAATAATTGCTGTGAACTGGACTGGAATTTACGTTGTTGACCAGTTGGAACACATACTTCTAGAAATGTCATTTGCGGAAGTTACATATGTTGCGTACAATGCTGATAAAGATTATGACAACGTGGGGACGATAACGTTAAGAACGATACAACAGGAAGAATTAGTATTCCAAAGTGTAGATGCGAGTGAGATGAGTTCACTGATCATCTACTTAATTGACGGTTTAAAGAGAAGGTCCATATATGTTGTAGCTCAAAGTGATGCACAAGGTTACAGTGACGCCTCGTCGTTCTTGCAATATAAGAAGGGAGACCTTATAACACTTTTGCAAGACTGTACTGGAGAAACACTTATGAACGCTACTTGGGGACACGGAGCGTGCAACGGACAAGAAGGTCTGTTCCCAACCGAGCAAGTATATATTTTGCCAACCATGTCAGTACCTTCAAATACAATATTAGAAATCTTCAAAAAGGGCAACATCACCACTGACAAAAAAGCGTCCAAGTACAATACTATTCAAAGAAAACGTATGCATACTTTAGAGAAATACTCTAAGGAAAACTTTAGAGAAAATTACGATATGAATGCCACAGTTCGCAGCACATCAACATTAATTACAGCTAAGAAGGCAATAACCGGTGACTTGTGGGCTCACACCCGTGATCCCATTCGGAAACCACTACTTAAGAAATTATTAGGTGATGAAAAAGTTGAGAAATGTGCAGTTGCTATGTTCATCGGTATCCTAAAATACATGGGAGACATGCCAGCACCGAAAGCGAGAAACGTTACCGAATACACAGATGAGATATTCAGATCAGGTGGAACCGACGTCAGCTTACGAGATGAAGCATATTGTCAAATCATGAAACAGTTGACGAACAATAGGATACAGCTGAGCGAAGAACGCGGATGGGAACTCATGTGGCTCGCTACTGGCGTCTTTGCCCCTGGACAGTCGTTGTTAAAAGAACTGGTAGATTTCCTAAAGACTCGACCGCATCCCATAGCTAAGGAATGTCTCAAACGCGTATTCAGAATACAAAAGAGTGGCCCTAGAATGTATGCTCCGTATGTGGTAGAAGTTGAAGCGATACAGCACAGAAGCATGCAGATATACCACAAAGTTTACTTCCCAGATGACACGGATGAAGCATTTGAAGTAGACTCTTCGACCAAGGCGAAAGATCTTTGTGAACAGATTGCTGGAAGACTAAATATAAAGAACAGCGACGGCTTCAGCTTGTTCGTCAAAATAACTGACAAAGTGTTCTCTGTTCCGGAAAACTATTACTTCTTTGATTTCGTACACGAGCTTGTCGAATGGATGAAGGCATCACGGCCTGTCCGCGCCG ctgGATCACAATTGCAATTAAACtatcaaattttctttatgaAGAAGCTGTGGATCAACACAGTTCCTGGCAGAGACAAGAATGCTGACCAGATATTCTATTTTCCTCAAGAACTACCTAAATACTTGCGAGGATACCACAAAACCTCTAAACAGGATCTAGTTGATTTAGCCAGCCTTATTTACAGAGCACGGTTTGGAAGCGACCAGTCATTGCTACCTCAAATTGGCCAGATGCTTGAAGAATTTATACCTCCTGACATGGTTAGGATTCAATCGGCCTCTTCATGGAAGTCGAGTATTGCTGCAGCATATTTAAAACATGGAATTATGACTGAAAATGAAGCTAAAGAacagtttttgaaaaaaatataccagTTGCCGACATTTGGAACTGCGTTCTTTGAAGTCAAACAGACGTCGGACCCATCTTATCCTGAGTTGGTAGTAATTGGGATCAACAGAAACGGTGTCAGCGTTATACACCCTCAAAGTCGA GATATACTGGTGACTCATCCTTTCTCACAACTTTCGAATTGGTCCTCAGGGAATACCTTCTTCCACATGACCATGGGTAACTTCTTAAGAGGAACGAAGATTCTGTGCGAAACTTCTTTAGGATACAAAATGGACGACCTGATTTCATCATACATTGCTGTTTTACGCCAATCATTGAAGGAAAAACAATAA